One window from the genome of Streptomyces sp. NBC_00708 encodes:
- a CDS encoding PHP domain-containing protein, translating into MRIDLHTHSTASDGTDTPAELVRNAAAAGLDVVALTDHDTVRGHAEAAAALPDGLTLVTGAELSCRIDGVGLHMLAYLFDPEEPAFAAERELVRDDRVPRARTMVRKLRELGVPVTWEQVARIAGDGSVGRPHVATALVELGVVATVSDAFTPDWLGDGGRAYADKHELDPFDAIRLVKAAGGVTVFAHPAAVKRGRTVPEARIAELAAAGLDGIEVDHMDHDEPTRARLRSLARELGLLTTGSSDYHGSRKTVELGAYTTDPEIYGEITRRATGAFPVPGAGGPAAL; encoded by the coding sequence GTGCGCATCGACCTGCACACCCACTCCACCGCGTCGGACGGCACGGACACCCCCGCCGAGCTGGTGCGCAATGCCGCCGCCGCGGGCTTGGACGTCGTCGCCCTCACCGATCACGACACCGTGCGCGGGCACGCCGAGGCCGCCGCCGCGCTCCCCGACGGGCTCACGCTCGTCACGGGAGCCGAACTCTCCTGCCGCATCGACGGCGTGGGCCTGCACATGCTGGCGTACCTCTTCGACCCGGAGGAGCCCGCGTTCGCGGCCGAGCGCGAGCTGGTGCGCGACGACCGGGTGCCGCGCGCCCGGACCATGGTCCGCAAGCTCCGGGAGCTGGGCGTCCCGGTCACCTGGGAGCAGGTCGCCCGGATCGCCGGCGACGGCTCGGTCGGCCGGCCGCACGTCGCCACCGCCCTCGTCGAGCTCGGCGTCGTCGCGACCGTGTCCGACGCCTTCACGCCCGACTGGCTCGGTGACGGCGGACGCGCGTACGCCGACAAGCACGAGCTGGACCCCTTCGACGCGATCCGGCTCGTCAAGGCCGCCGGCGGCGTCACCGTCTTCGCCCACCCGGCCGCCGTCAAGCGCGGCCGTACGGTCCCCGAGGCCAGGATCGCCGAGCTGGCCGCCGCCGGGCTCGACGGCATCGAGGTCGACCACATGGACCACGACGAGCCCACCCGGGCCCGGCTGCGCTCGCTCGCCCGCGAGCTGGGGCTGCTGACGACCGGCTCCAGCGATTACCACGGCAGCCGCAAGACCGTGGAGCTCGGCGCGTACACCACCGACCCCGAGATCTACGGCGAGATCACCCGGCGCGCCACGGGAGCCTTCCCGGTGCCGGGCGCCGGCGGACCCGCCGCGCTGTAA
- a CDS encoding MarC family protein, protein MFDVAVFGSLFLTLFVIMDPPGITPIFLALTAGRPAKVQRRMALQAVAVAFGVIAVFGVLGQQILDYLHVSVPALMIAGGLLLLLIALDLLTGKTDEPTQTKDVNVALVPLGMPLLAGPGAIVSVILAVQHADSVVSQVSVWTAIVAMHVVLWLTMRYSLLIIRVIKDGGVVLVTRLAGMMLSAIAVQQIINGVTQVIQGA, encoded by the coding sequence GTGTTCGACGTCGCTGTCTTCGGATCCCTTTTTCTCACGCTTTTTGTGATTATGGATCCACCCGGAATCACTCCGATCTTCCTCGCCCTCACCGCGGGCCGCCCCGCCAAGGTGCAGCGCCGGATGGCGCTCCAGGCCGTCGCCGTCGCCTTCGGCGTGATCGCCGTCTTCGGCGTGCTCGGCCAGCAGATCCTGGACTATCTGCACGTCTCCGTCCCGGCGCTGATGATCGCCGGCGGTCTGCTCCTGCTGCTCATCGCGCTCGACCTGCTCACCGGCAAGACCGACGAGCCGACGCAGACCAAGGACGTCAACGTCGCCCTCGTACCGCTCGGCATGCCGCTGCTGGCCGGTCCCGGCGCGATCGTCTCCGTGATCCTCGCCGTGCAGCACGCCGACAGCGTGGTGAGCCAGGTCTCCGTCTGGACGGCGATCGTCGCCATGCACGTCGTGCTCTGGCTGACCATGCGCTACTCGCTGCTGATCATCCGCGTCATCAAGGACGGCGGCGTCGTGCTCGTCACCAGGCTGGCGGGCATGATGCTGTCGGCCATCGCCGTGCAGCAGATCATCAACGGCGTCACCCAGGTCATCCAGGGCGCCTGA
- a CDS encoding NYN domain-containing protein, with translation MNDAEIGERLDRTNALLERVLAEVSKTPSTHAIFVDAGYVYAAAGLLVTGTEDRRSFDLDAEGLIEAFIDKARTIFADSRLLRVYWYDGARRRIHTTEQQTIAELPDVKVRLGNLNANNQQKGVDSLIRTDLESLARHRAISDAALVGGDEDLVSAVEAAQGYGARVHLWGIEAGEGRNQAEPLLWEVDSQRTFDLDFCRPYVTRRAVTTYEEDGPAPAREDVRFVGAQIAAAWLAARGRESLADLLPGHPYLPGSVDQDLLHEAERLLQRSLRGHPPLRRALRDGFWQHLQAQY, from the coding sequence ATGAACGACGCGGAGATCGGCGAGCGGCTCGACCGCACCAACGCACTGCTCGAACGCGTACTCGCCGAGGTCTCGAAGACCCCCTCGACCCACGCGATCTTCGTGGACGCGGGCTATGTGTACGCCGCCGCGGGGCTGCTCGTCACCGGCACCGAGGACCGGCGCTCCTTCGACCTCGACGCCGAAGGGTTGATCGAGGCCTTCATCGACAAGGCCCGCACCATCTTCGCGGACAGCAGACTGCTGCGCGTGTACTGGTACGACGGGGCCAGGCGCCGCATCCACACCACCGAGCAGCAGACCATCGCCGAACTCCCCGACGTCAAGGTCAGACTCGGCAACCTCAACGCCAACAACCAGCAGAAGGGCGTCGACTCCCTCATCCGCACCGACCTGGAGTCGCTCGCCCGCCACCGGGCCATCAGCGACGCCGCGCTCGTCGGCGGCGACGAGGACCTGGTGTCGGCCGTCGAGGCCGCGCAGGGCTACGGCGCCCGGGTCCACCTGTGGGGCATCGAGGCGGGCGAGGGTCGCAACCAGGCGGAGCCGCTGCTCTGGGAGGTGGACAGCCAGCGCACCTTCGACCTGGACTTCTGCCGCCCGTACGTGACCAGACGCGCCGTCACCACCTACGAGGAGGACGGCCCCGCACCCGCGCGCGAGGACGTCCGCTTCGTCGGCGCCCAGATCGCCGCGGCCTGGCTCGCCGCGCGTGGCCGCGAATCCCTGGCGGACCTGCTGCCCGGTCACCCGTATCTGCCGGGCTCGGTCGACCAGGACCTGCTGCACGAGGCCGAACGCCTCCTCCAGCGTTCCCTGCGCGGCCACCCGCCGCTGCGGCGGGCGCTGCGCGACGGCTTCTGGCAGCACCTCCAGGCGCAGTACTGA
- a CDS encoding alpha/beta hydrolase: MSRPPTFIPPSCARTRALPTARGEFAVLDAAPSGTPRGTALLVPGYTGSKEDFIALLQPLADAGYRAVAVDGRGQFESTGSDDPGVYAQDQLARDVLAQATALGDGAVHLVGHSLGGQIGRAAVLLDAAPFRSLTLMSSGPAEVVEEQQVKLKILGDALATMTMADVWAAMRAFDPPAEADTDGEDLRRRWLLHHPAQLIATGRQLATEPDRVAEVVAAGLPVHVISGEADDVWPVPVLDEMAVRLGALRTRIEGAEHSPNTDRPQETAAALVAFWASL; encoded by the coding sequence ATGAGCAGGCCACCCACCTTCATCCCGCCCTCCTGCGCCCGGACGCGTGCACTGCCCACCGCGCGCGGGGAGTTCGCCGTGCTGGACGCGGCCCCTTCCGGGACACCGCGCGGCACCGCCCTTCTGGTGCCCGGGTACACCGGCAGCAAGGAGGACTTCATCGCCCTGCTGCAACCGCTCGCGGACGCCGGATACCGTGCCGTCGCCGTCGACGGCCGCGGGCAGTTCGAGAGCACCGGGAGCGACGACCCCGGGGTGTACGCCCAGGACCAGCTGGCCCGTGACGTGCTCGCCCAGGCAACCGCGCTCGGCGACGGCGCGGTGCACCTGGTGGGGCACTCGCTCGGCGGGCAGATCGGCCGGGCGGCCGTCCTCCTGGACGCCGCGCCGTTCCGTTCGCTGACCCTGATGTCCTCGGGGCCCGCCGAGGTCGTCGAGGAGCAGCAGGTCAAGCTGAAGATCCTCGGTGACGCGCTGGCGACCATGACCATGGCCGACGTCTGGGCCGCGATGCGCGCCTTCGACCCGCCGGCCGAGGCGGACACGGACGGCGAGGACCTGCGGCGGCGCTGGCTCCTCCACCATCCGGCCCAGCTGATCGCGACGGGCCGTCAGCTGGCCACCGAGCCGGACCGGGTGGCCGAGGTCGTCGCGGCGGGGCTGCCGGTGCATGTCATCTCCGGTGAGGCCGACGACGTCTGGCCGGTGCCGGTACTCGACGAGATGGCCGTACGCCTCGGCGCGCTCCGGACCCGTATCGAGGGCGCTGAGCACTCCCCCAACACGGACCGGCCGCAGGAGACCGCGGCGGCGCTCGTCGCGTTCTGGGCGAGCCTGTAA